The following are from one region of the Stanieria sp. NIES-3757 genome:
- the gatB gene encoding glutamyl-tRNA(Gln) amidotransferase subunit B, with protein sequence MTTAAPKKIEYEAIIGLETHCQLNTETKIFSSESTKFDPDNPNTNISPICLGYPGVLPVLNEKVLEYAVKAGLALNCTIAPYSKFDRKQYFYPDLPKNYQISQFDLPIAEHGWLEIEIAEKPNSEPLKKRIGITRLHMEEDAGKLTHGGSDRLSGSTYSLVDFNRAGIPLLEIVSEPDLRSGKEAAEYAQELRRIMLYLGISDGKMQEGSLRCDVNISIRPVGQEEFGTKVEIKNMNSFSAIQKAIDYEIERQIEAVENGEPIIQETRLWEEGSQRTISMRSKEGSSDYRYFPEPDLPPIEVSKTQLETWKAELPELPASKRHRYESELGLSAYDARVLTDDRTVAEYFEVAVTAGADAKQAANWIMGDIAAYLKNTGLNITEIALKPENLAELIQLIDKGTISGKIAKDILPELLTKGGSVQKLVESKGLIQISDTGELEKIIDEVIAANPNELAKFRSGKTNLKGFFVGQVMKKTSGRADPKLTNQLLDQKLSG encoded by the coding sequence ATGACTACTGCTGCACCGAAAAAGATAGAATACGAAGCAATCATTGGCTTAGAAACTCACTGTCAACTGAATACTGAAACCAAAATCTTTAGCAGCGAATCTACCAAGTTCGATCCAGATAATCCTAATACCAACATTTCTCCTATCTGTCTGGGTTATCCTGGTGTACTGCCTGTTTTGAATGAAAAAGTTCTCGAATACGCTGTTAAAGCAGGTTTAGCTCTTAACTGTACCATTGCACCGTATAGCAAATTTGACCGAAAACAGTATTTTTATCCCGATTTACCGAAAAATTATCAAATTTCTCAATTCGATCTGCCCATTGCCGAACATGGTTGGTTAGAAATCGAAATTGCGGAAAAACCTAACTCGGAACCACTCAAAAAAAGAATTGGCATCACTCGCCTACACATGGAAGAAGATGCAGGAAAATTAACTCACGGTGGAAGTGACAGACTTTCTGGTTCAACTTATTCCTTAGTAGATTTTAATCGGGCTGGTATTCCCTTGCTTGAAATTGTTTCCGAACCAGATTTACGTTCGGGTAAAGAAGCAGCAGAATACGCTCAAGAATTACGTCGCATTATGCTTTATTTAGGGATTAGTGACGGTAAGATGCAAGAAGGTTCTTTGCGCTGCGATGTGAATATTTCTATTCGTCCTGTAGGACAAGAAGAATTCGGGACTAAAGTAGAAATCAAGAATATGAACTCCTTTAGTGCGATTCAAAAAGCGATCGACTATGAAATTGAACGTCAAATAGAAGCAGTTGAAAACGGCGAACCAATTATCCAAGAAACTCGTCTGTGGGAAGAAGGTAGTCAAAGAACAATTAGTATGCGTTCTAAAGAAGGTTCTAGTGATTATCGTTATTTTCCTGAACCAGATTTACCCCCAATTGAAGTTTCAAAAACTCAACTAGAAACTTGGAAAGCAGAACTACCAGAGTTGCCAGCAAGTAAAAGACATCGTTATGAGTCAGAATTAGGATTATCTGCTTATGATGCCAGAGTTTTAACTGATGATCGCACTGTGGCAGAATATTTTGAAGTTGCTGTAACGGCTGGTGCAGATGCCAAACAAGCAGCTAATTGGATTATGGGAGATATTGCTGCGTATTTAAAGAATACTGGTTTAAATATTACAGAAATCGCTCTCAAACCCGAAAATTTAGCTGAATTAATTCAATTAATTGATAAGGGTACGATTAGTGGCAAAATTGCTAAAGATATCTTACCAGAACTGTTAACTAAAGGTGGTTCAGTTCAAAAATTAGTTGAAAGCAAGGGATTAATTCAAATTTCTGATACGGGAGAGTTGGAAAAAATTATTGATGAAGTAATAGCTGCTAATCCCAATGAATTAGCCAAATTCCGCAGTGGTAAAACTAATCTAAAGGGTTTCTTTGTTGGACAAGTAATGAAGAAAACCAGTGGACGTGCTGATCCCAAATTAACTAACCAATTACTAGATCAAAAATTGTCAGGGTAA